In the Acidovorax sp. A79 genome, one interval contains:
- a CDS encoding PAS domain S-box protein has protein sequence MTRVGAGVGVFLDKVLDRNAPGARGFVLVVVAALAGAWLVVLAAVHWQGAERAAERAKLLQQTVDVLQNRITGGGMLGAVSLLGLSEPLLKAMARGELPPDDPEALARLGVARGRFLVSGVYVMSGDGTVVAHETPGTRSTGLNLAFRPYFQQAIKGAISVYAAIGSNSQERGLYYAAPLYESDTPSSTIIGVVMFKVGFESFDEVLRRTEMPTVLLSPHGVVFASTRPEWLFAVAPPLTQARIDAIRASRQFGNHFDKGLASALPFAPDAGEVVLNGVTYAVERRRVDWGDPGGQWQLAMLDDVSALMPATERLQVGGGAFVLLCLLGLLLLDLLRSRARMAAALERFSVLGAALESSPASVVITDGDGRIDWVNPQYERNTGYTLEEVRGKKPSMVASGQTPARTYQDMWSTLLSGRSWRGQFVNRRKDGTIYHDEATLSPVFDERGKRIAIVGLHADVSERIQAQQELERRERLLNELLEQQTAIFDNAPPIVLLCDGQVRQFNPAFVELMGGTASQLLGQGVSALFGGAAGSDRFNARVGGDLAAGEAVRETTSLCRLDGSRFEARLAGRSLQMDGCRTASIWVIEDVSEQRRAEIAMQQAKERLELAQEAGKIGVFDIDLATGQVLWSEKLLAMFGLPPGTGERTQQDWMERLHPEDRDRAAAAFAGALAGGEMHLRDSWRIVRPQGEERWFLSAARIFRDGRGKAVRVVGVNVDVHDQKLLEARVAEQLDFQQALIDAIPVPLFYKGADGRYIGFNRAYEQAFGVQREALIGKTVLDLAFLPEAERERFDADAEEALNGVQSVHKEVDLPYADGMVHHTLFWLHGFSRPDGSPGGAIGTFVDITDRQRAEQDLRRAKELAEESTALKSNFLANMSHEIRTPMNAIIGMSHLALKSGLSARQHDYVSKIQQAGQHLLGVINDILDFSKIEAGKLTVEKQPFVLDRMLESVSDVVGYKAGAKGLELVCDVGADVPPNLVGDSLRLGQILINFANNAIKFTDTGEISIAVRLVEEAGNRVLLRFEVRDTGIGLTVDQMGRLFQSFQQADTSTTRRYGGTGLGLAICKSLAELMGGEVGVQSIHGQGSTFWVAVPLERGAPARMLLPPPDLRGRRVLVVDDNHTAATVLSDMLHAMGFEVEQAYSGLEALDRLRESMARHQPFGLLLLDWHMPGMDGIQLAGHIRGLGMAQVPKMLMVTAYGREDVMRAARAQGIDTVLIKPVNASLLFDTLMQPLEHSTYSPRRVVTPAPAADELPLAIRGASVLLVEDNELNQMVAVELLREAGFSVDVAENGQIAIERIERKPYDVVLMDMQMPVMDGETATRRLRSDPRYAQLPIVAMTANAMEADRQRCFAAGMNDHVAKPIEPAALWSALGRWIRPRPGLGKPPAPGLPATAPPDGEAASGLSLPTVAGLDTALGLQRALGKPALYAEMLRRFVQGQSRVLADMEQASAGGDTVLAERLAHTLRSVAANIGAEEVSSHAQALEHALRSGQEAGAAAALLGAVDSALQPLLDGLQAWMQRHRPAAPDSVAGAGAGHEGLDGAGALQHLRGLLEQDDPAAPEFFQHNAPVLKPVLGSAFTVVEMHTLNFDFEQALGAMADAPGSEHPAAHTP, from the coding sequence GTGACGCGGGTTGGCGCAGGCGTGGGAGTGTTCCTGGACAAGGTGCTGGACCGCAATGCCCCGGGCGCGCGGGGCTTTGTGCTGGTGGTGGTGGCGGCGCTGGCGGGTGCGTGGCTGGTGGTGCTGGCCGCGGTGCACTGGCAGGGCGCGGAACGCGCCGCCGAGCGCGCGAAGCTGCTGCAGCAGACCGTCGACGTGCTGCAAAACCGCATCACCGGCGGTGGCATGCTGGGGGCGGTGTCGCTGCTGGGCCTGAGCGAGCCGCTGCTCAAGGCGATGGCGCGGGGCGAGCTGCCGCCGGACGATCCCGAGGCCCTGGCGCGCCTGGGGGTGGCGCGCGGCCGGTTCCTAGTGAGCGGGGTCTACGTGATGTCCGGCGACGGCACCGTGGTGGCGCACGAGACGCCGGGCACCCGTTCCACCGGCCTGAACCTTGCGTTCCGGCCCTATTTCCAGCAGGCCATCAAGGGCGCGATCAGCGTGTATGCCGCGATCGGCAGCAATTCGCAGGAGCGGGGCCTGTACTACGCCGCGCCGCTGTACGAGAGCGACACGCCGTCGAGCACCATCATCGGCGTGGTGATGTTCAAGGTGGGCTTCGAGTCGTTCGACGAAGTGCTGCGGCGCACCGAAATGCCGACCGTGCTGCTGTCTCCTCACGGTGTCGTGTTCGCGTCCACACGGCCCGAATGGCTGTTCGCCGTGGCGCCGCCGCTCACCCAGGCGCGCATTGACGCGATCCGCGCATCGCGCCAGTTCGGCAATCATTTCGACAAGGGCCTGGCGTCCGCACTGCCTTTTGCGCCGGATGCGGGCGAGGTCGTCCTCAACGGAGTGACTTACGCGGTGGAGCGCCGCCGCGTTGACTGGGGCGACCCGGGCGGCCAGTGGCAGCTGGCGATGCTGGACGATGTGAGCGCGCTCATGCCCGCCACCGAGCGCCTGCAGGTGGGGGGCGGGGCGTTCGTGCTGCTGTGCCTGCTGGGCCTGCTGCTGCTGGATCTGCTGCGCAGCCGCGCGCGGATGGCCGCCGCGCTCGAGCGTTTCAGCGTGCTGGGGGCCGCGCTCGAAAGCAGCCCCGCCTCGGTGGTGATCACGGACGGGGATGGCCGCATCGACTGGGTCAACCCGCAGTACGAGCGCAACACCGGGTACACGCTGGAAGAGGTCCGGGGCAAGAAGCCATCGATGGTCGCCAGCGGCCAGACCCCCGCACGGACCTACCAGGACATGTGGTCCACGTTGCTGTCGGGCCGTTCCTGGCGGGGCCAGTTCGTGAATCGCCGCAAGGACGGAACCATCTACCACGACGAGGCCACGCTGTCTCCGGTGTTCGATGAACGCGGCAAGCGCATCGCCATCGTCGGCCTGCACGCGGATGTGTCCGAGCGCATCCAGGCCCAGCAGGAGCTGGAGCGGCGCGAGCGCCTGCTCAATGAGCTGCTGGAGCAGCAGACCGCGATCTTCGACAACGCGCCTCCCATCGTCTTGCTGTGCGATGGGCAGGTCCGCCAGTTCAACCCGGCGTTCGTGGAGCTGATGGGGGGCACCGCGTCCCAGTTGCTGGGGCAGGGCGTGTCGGCGCTGTTCGGCGGCGCGGCCGGTTCGGACCGGTTCAACGCGCGCGTGGGGGGCGACCTGGCGGCTGGCGAGGCCGTGCGCGAGACCACGTCCCTGTGCCGCCTGGACGGCAGCCGGTTCGAGGCGCGGCTGGCGGGCCGAAGCCTGCAGATGGACGGCTGCAGGACCGCCTCCATCTGGGTGATCGAGGATGTCAGCGAACAGCGGCGCGCCGAGATCGCGATGCAGCAGGCCAAGGAGCGGCTGGAACTGGCGCAGGAGGCCGGCAAGATCGGTGTGTTCGACATCGACCTGGCCACCGGCCAGGTGTTGTGGAGCGAAAAGCTCCTGGCCATGTTCGGCCTGCCGCCCGGCACCGGGGAGCGTACGCAGCAGGACTGGATGGAGCGCCTGCACCCCGAGGACCGCGACCGGGCCGCCGCCGCGTTTGCCGGTGCGCTGGCGGGGGGCGAGATGCATCTGCGTGATTCGTGGCGCATCGTGCGGCCGCAGGGCGAGGAGCGCTGGTTCCTGTCGGCCGCCCGCATCTTTCGCGACGGCAGGGGCAAGGCGGTGCGCGTGGTGGGCGTCAACGTGGACGTCCACGACCAGAAGCTGCTCGAGGCCCGCGTGGCCGAGCAGCTGGACTTTCAGCAGGCGCTGATCGACGCCATTCCCGTGCCCCTGTTCTACAAGGGAGCGGATGGCCGCTACATCGGCTTCAACCGCGCCTACGAGCAGGCCTTTGGCGTGCAGCGCGAGGCGCTGATCGGCAAGACGGTGCTGGACCTGGCCTTCCTGCCCGAGGCCGAGCGGGAGCGCTTCGACGCGGATGCCGAGGAAGCCCTGAACGGGGTCCAGTCGGTGCACAAGGAGGTGGACCTGCCGTATGCCGACGGGATGGTCCACCACACCCTGTTCTGGCTGCACGGGTTCTCGCGGCCCGACGGCTCGCCCGGGGGCGCCATCGGCACGTTTGTGGACATCACCGACCGGCAGCGCGCCGAGCAGGACCTGCGCCGCGCCAAGGAGCTGGCCGAGGAGTCCACCGCGCTCAAGTCGAACTTCCTGGCCAACATGAGCCACGAGATCCGCACGCCCATGAACGCGATCATCGGCATGTCGCACCTGGCGCTCAAGTCGGGCCTTTCGGCGCGCCAGCACGACTACGTGAGCAAGATCCAGCAGGCGGGCCAGCACCTGCTGGGCGTGATCAACGACATCCTCGATTTTTCCAAGATCGAGGCGGGCAAGCTCACGGTCGAGAAGCAGCCCTTCGTGCTCGACCGCATGCTGGAGAGCGTGTCCGACGTGGTGGGCTACAAGGCCGGTGCGAAGGGGCTGGAGCTGGTCTGCGACGTGGGGGCAGACGTGCCCCCGAACCTGGTGGGGGACTCGCTGCGGCTGGGGCAGATCCTCATCAACTTCGCCAACAACGCCATCAAGTTCACCGACACCGGCGAGATCAGCATTGCCGTGCGGCTGGTGGAGGAGGCGGGCAACCGCGTGCTGCTGCGCTTCGAGGTGCGCGACACGGGCATCGGGCTCACCGTGGACCAGATGGGGCGGCTGTTCCAGAGCTTCCAGCAGGCGGACACGTCTACCACGCGCCGCTATGGCGGCACGGGGCTGGGGTTGGCCATCTGCAAGAGCCTGGCGGAACTGATGGGCGGCGAGGTCGGCGTGCAGAGCATCCATGGCCAAGGCTCCACCTTCTGGGTCGCCGTGCCGCTCGAGCGCGGGGCACCCGCGCGGATGCTGCTGCCGCCGCCGGACCTGCGGGGGCGCAGGGTGCTGGTGGTGGACGACAACCACACGGCGGCCACGGTGCTCTCCGACATGCTGCACGCCATGGGCTTCGAGGTGGAACAGGCCTATTCCGGGCTGGAAGCGCTCGACAGGCTGCGCGAATCCATGGCGCGGCACCAGCCTTTCGGCCTGCTGCTGCTCGACTGGCACATGCCGGGCATGGATGGCATCCAGCTGGCGGGCCACATCCGGGGGCTCGGGATGGCGCAGGTGCCCAAGATGCTCATGGTCACGGCCTACGGGCGAGAGGATGTGATGCGCGCCGCGCGCGCGCAGGGCATCGACACGGTGCTGATCAAGCCCGTCAACGCGTCGCTGCTGTTCGACACGCTGATGCAGCCGCTGGAACACTCCACCTACAGCCCGCGCCGCGTGGTCACCCCGGCGCCTGCGGCGGACGAGCTGCCGCTCGCGATCCGGGGCGCGTCCGTGCTGCTGGTGGAAGACAACGAACTCAACCAGATGGTGGCGGTCGAGCTGTTGCGGGAAGCCGGTTTTTCCGTCGATGTGGCCGAAAACGGCCAGATTGCGATCGAGCGCATCGAGCGCAAGCCCTATGACGTGGTGCTGATGGACATGCAGATGCCCGTCATGGACGGAGAAACCGCCACGCGGCGGCTGCGCAGCGACCCGCGGTATGCCCAGCTGCCCATCGTGGCCATGACGGCCAACGCGATGGAGGCCGACCGCCAGCGCTGCTTTGCCGCAGGCATGAACGACCATGTGGCCAAGCCCATCGAGCCCGCGGCGCTCTGGAGCGCCTTGGGCCGCTGGATCCGGCCCCGGCCAGGCCTGGGCAAGCCGCCCGCGCCGGGCCTGCCCGCCACGGCTCCGCCGGATGGCGAGGCGGCGTCCGGCCTGTCCTTGCCCACGGTGGCGGGGCTGGACACGGCCCTGGGCCTGCAGCGCGCGCTGGGCAAGCCGGCCCTGTACGCCGAGATGCTGCGCCGGTTCGTGCAGGGGCAGTCACGGGTGCTTGCCGACATGGAGCAGGCCAGCGCCGGCGGCGACACGGTGCTCGCCGAGCGCCTGGCGCACACGCTGCGTTCCGTGGCGGCCAACATCGGGGCCGAGGAGGTGTCCTCCCATGCCCAGGCGCTGGAGCACGCCCTGCGCAGCGGGCAGGAGGCGGGTGCCGCCGCGGCCCTTCTGGGGGCCGTGGACTCTGCGCTGCAGCCCCTCCTGGACGGCCTGCAGGCGTGGATGCAGCGGCACCGGCCGGCGGCGCCGGACAGCGTGGCTGGCGCGGGCGCGGGCCACGAGGGGCTGGACGGCGCAGGTGCCCTGCAGCACCTGCGCGGCCTGCTGGAGCAGGACGATCCTGCAGCGCCGGAGTTTTTCCAACACAATGCCCCTGTGCTGAAGCCCGTGCTGGGGAGCGCCTTCACGGTGGTCGAGATGCACACCCTGAATTTTGATTTCGAGCAGGCCCTGGGGGCCATGGCCGATGCGCCAGGCTCCGAACACCCTGCCGCCCACACCCCCTGA
- a CDS encoding putative bifunctional diguanylate cyclase/phosphodiesterase, which yields MISSELLTDLLAPAGEGPIEPMAQARLQALVDAVPVALMEFRLQRGRLLLLAANAAARRMPGLGAVRNPGADASEVFDLLEGTALLDQLHGVVRVGAPLECRQVVREPGRLLLAWDLSARRVTNDCIVVTVRDATEAETLRSALAASERALEEVRRELREQTEVFNAMESLARTGHWRRIEDPGETVLLWSPGLCEIAGFEQQEWVDPERAVSGILPEDRQVFDKVRERGAGGDVEYRWRRPDGEVRWMRSRVRRTLPRDGVQVVMGVVQDVTDEHRAAEQLREQLLFIQRIASRIPGFIYEYRLHADGGTSVQYISDAVREFMGVEPHEVTADHGVLMHRVLAEDLPQVQRSAITSVRKLVPWQCEYRVRMPDGSVRWHMTNAIPHREPDGSVVSHGFTMDITDRKRAEQEIERLAFFDALTGLPNRRLLLDRLQRSIAACQRTRNLGALLFIDLDNFKDLNDTLGHDMGDQLLAQVATRLVGSVREADTVARFGGDEFVVMLEALAPQLPQAAAQAETVAEKLLASLNQPFELDGAQHYSTPSIGITLFGDERLSVDELLKRADLAMYQAKAAGRNTQRFFDPDMQAAVNARSNLEADLRQGLARGELLVHYQPVVDHQSQLMGAEALVRWRHPQRGMISPGDFIPLAEQTGLILPLGQYVLQTACRQLQRWAEHPDTAHLSISVNVSARQFRQAGFVAEVLQTLHSHQADPRRLKLELTESLLLGDIEDTIARMVQLKSEGVGFALDDFGTGYSSLSYLKRLPLDQVKIDQSFVRDVLADPNDAAIVRTILALAKSLDLQVVAEGVETTGQLSFLRLHGCEGFQGFLFGRPGPVGDIDALLYPAR from the coding sequence GTGATCTCGTCCGAACTGTTGACCGATCTCCTCGCCCCCGCTGGTGAGGGCCCCATAGAGCCCATGGCGCAGGCGCGCTTGCAGGCCCTGGTCGATGCCGTTCCGGTGGCATTGATGGAGTTCCGGCTGCAGCGGGGCCGCTTGCTGCTGTTGGCCGCCAACGCCGCCGCCCGCCGCATGCCCGGCCTGGGCGCCGTGCGCAACCCGGGCGCGGATGCGAGCGAGGTGTTCGACCTGCTGGAAGGCACGGCGCTGCTGGACCAACTGCACGGCGTGGTCCGGGTGGGGGCGCCGCTCGAATGCCGCCAGGTGGTGCGCGAGCCGGGCCGGCTGCTGCTGGCCTGGGATCTTTCTGCCCGCCGCGTGACCAATGACTGCATCGTGGTCACGGTGCGCGATGCCACCGAGGCCGAAACCCTGCGCTCGGCGCTGGCCGCTTCCGAACGCGCGCTGGAGGAGGTTCGCCGCGAGCTGCGCGAGCAGACCGAGGTCTTCAACGCCATGGAGAGCCTGGCGCGCACCGGCCACTGGCGCCGCATCGAAGACCCTGGCGAGACGGTGCTGCTGTGGTCCCCGGGGCTGTGCGAGATCGCGGGTTTCGAGCAGCAGGAATGGGTGGACCCGGAGCGCGCCGTGAGCGGCATCCTGCCCGAAGACCGCCAGGTGTTCGACAAGGTGCGCGAGCGTGGAGCCGGCGGGGATGTGGAATACCGCTGGCGCCGTCCCGATGGCGAGGTGCGGTGGATGCGTTCCCGCGTGCGGCGCACGCTCCCGCGCGACGGGGTGCAGGTGGTGATGGGCGTGGTGCAGGACGTGACGGACGAGCACCGCGCCGCCGAGCAGTTGCGCGAACAGCTGCTGTTCATCCAGCGCATCGCCAGCCGCATTCCGGGCTTCATCTACGAATACCGCCTGCACGCGGATGGCGGCACCAGCGTGCAGTACATCAGCGATGCGGTGCGCGAATTCATGGGCGTGGAGCCGCACGAGGTCACGGCCGACCACGGCGTGCTCATGCACCGCGTGCTGGCCGAGGATCTGCCCCAGGTGCAGCGCTCCGCCATCACCTCGGTGCGCAAGCTGGTGCCCTGGCAGTGCGAATACCGCGTGCGCATGCCCGACGGCAGCGTCCGCTGGCACATGACCAATGCCATTCCGCACCGCGAGCCCGATGGCTCGGTGGTATCGCACGGCTTCACGATGGACATCACGGACCGCAAGCGAGCGGAGCAGGAGATCGAGCGCCTGGCGTTCTTCGACGCGCTGACGGGCCTGCCCAACCGGCGGCTGCTGCTCGATCGCCTGCAGCGCTCCATCGCCGCGTGCCAGCGCACCAGGAACCTGGGCGCGCTGCTGTTCATCGACCTGGACAACTTCAAGGACCTCAACGACACCCTGGGCCACGACATGGGCGACCAGCTCCTGGCGCAGGTGGCCACGCGCCTGGTGGGCAGCGTGCGCGAGGCCGACACCGTCGCGCGCTTTGGCGGCGACGAATTCGTCGTCATGCTCGAAGCCCTGGCGCCCCAGCTGCCGCAGGCGGCCGCGCAGGCGGAAACCGTGGCCGAGAAACTCCTGGCCAGCCTGAACCAGCCCTTCGAACTGGACGGCGCCCAGCACTACAGCACCCCCAGCATCGGCATCACCCTCTTTGGGGACGAACGCCTGAGCGTGGACGAACTGCTCAAACGCGCCGACCTGGCCATGTACCAGGCCAAGGCGGCGGGGCGCAACACCCAGCGCTTCTTCGACCCGGACATGCAGGCGGCCGTCAACGCGCGCTCCAACCTGGAGGCCGACCTGCGCCAGGGGCTGGCGCGGGGAGAACTGCTGGTGCACTACCAGCCCGTCGTGGACCACCAGTCCCAGCTCATGGGCGCCGAGGCCCTGGTGCGCTGGCGCCACCCCCAGCGCGGGATGATCAGCCCCGGCGACTTCATCCCCCTGGCAGAGCAGACAGGCCTGATCCTGCCGCTGGGGCAATACGTGCTGCAGACCGCATGCCGGCAACTGCAGCGCTGGGCAGAGCACCCGGACACGGCGCACCTGTCCATCTCCGTGAACGTGAGCGCGCGGCAGTTTCGCCAGGCCGGCTTCGTGGCCGAAGTTTTGCAGACCCTGCACAGCCACCAGGCGGACCCGCGCAGGCTCAAGCTGGAGCTGACAGAAAGCCTGCTGCTGGGAGACATCGAGGACACCATCGCGCGGATGGTGCAGCTCAAGAGCGAAGGGGTGGGATTTGCGCTGGACGACTTCGGGACAGGGTACTCGTCCCTGTCGTACCTCAAGAGACTGCCGCTGGATCAGGTGAAGATAGACCAGAGCTTCGTGCGGGACGTGCTGGCGGACCCCAACGACGCGGCGATCGTGCGCACGATCCTGGCGCTGGCCAAGAGCCTGGACCTGCAGGTGGTGGCCGAGGGGGTGGAGACGACGGGGCAGCTGTCGTTCCTGCGGCTGCATGGCTGCGAGGGGTTCCAGGGGTTTCTTTTCGGGCGGCCCGGACCGGTGGGAGATATCGATGCCTTGCTGTATCCCGCACGGTAG
- a CDS encoding RNA methyltransferase — MKTRFVLINTSHAGNVGAAARAMKTMGFDDLVLVAPRWANVLRREETIQRASGALDVLENARIVATLDEALDGMSHLCATAMTPRDFGPPTAAPRAHFDLLLKNELSALDGKALEAKNTHNIEESAPTASVAGRQAGVAFLFGSERFGMTNEDVYRCHVALSIPTNPGFGSLNLGAAIQVIAYEWRMALGGFPVLDATPARALADAAQVAGMLGHWEQALTTIGFLDPAAPKKLMPRLNQLFNRAQLSPEEIHILRGVAKAMIEASQSKR; from the coding sequence ATGAAGACCCGTTTTGTCCTGATCAACACCAGCCACGCCGGCAATGTGGGCGCCGCCGCCCGCGCCATGAAAACCATGGGTTTTGACGACCTGGTGCTGGTGGCCCCGCGCTGGGCCAACGTGCTGCGGCGCGAGGAGACCATCCAGCGCGCCAGCGGCGCCCTGGACGTGCTGGAGAACGCCCGCATCGTCGCCACGCTGGACGAGGCCCTGGACGGCATGAGCCACCTGTGCGCCACGGCCATGACCCCGCGCGACTTCGGGCCGCCCACGGCAGCACCCCGTGCGCATTTCGATTTGCTATTAAAAAATGAGCTATCAGCGCTTGACGGAAAGGCGCTGGAGGCCAAAAACACCCACAACATTGAGGAATCGGCACCCACCGCATCGGTGGCGGGCCGCCAGGCAGGTGTGGCCTTTCTGTTTGGCTCCGAGCGTTTTGGCATGACCAACGAAGACGTCTACCGCTGCCACGTGGCGCTCTCCATCCCCACCAATCCCGGCTTTGGCTCGCTCAATCTGGGCGCGGCCATTCAGGTGATTGCCTACGAATGGCGCATGGCGCTGGGCGGATTCCCGGTGTTGGACGCCACGCCCGCCCGCGCCCTGGCCGACGCCGCTCAGGTGGCGGGCATGCTGGGCCATTGGGAGCAGGCGCTCACCACCATCGGCTTCCTGGACCCCGCCGCGCCCAAGAAGCTCATGCCCCGCCTTAACCAGCTTTTCAACCGCGCGCAGCTCAGCCCCGAGGAAATCCACATCCTGCGAGGTGTCGCCAAGGCCATGATCGAGGCGAGCCAGTCAAAACGATAG
- a CDS encoding two-component system response regulator yields the protein MDNAPFASPQAVLVEKPIATVLVVDDTPDNLTLMGSLLREHFLVKVANHGEKALKIAQSGTPPDLILLDIMMPEMDGYEVCRRLKAASATRDIPVIFLTARSDPDDERMGLALGAVDYITKPISPPILLARVNTHLALKATADFLRDKSSYLEREVAMRTLEVQAIQDVTIMAMTSLAETRDNETGNHIRRTQLYVKTLAERLRHHPRFEPVLNDRMIELLYKSAPLHDIGKIGIPDSILLKPGKLTVEEFEIMKTHTTLGRNAIEEAERRLGMRVAFLSVSKEIAYCHQEKWDGSGYPQGLAGDAIPVSARLMAVADVYDALISKRVYKPAFSHDQACNTIVRGKGTHFDPDMVDAFVDIAEDFRSIAQKYPDPN from the coding sequence ATGGACAACGCGCCCTTTGCCTCCCCGCAGGCCGTTCTCGTTGAAAAACCGATCGCCACGGTGCTGGTGGTGGATGACACGCCCGACAACCTCACCCTGATGGGCAGCCTGCTGCGCGAGCATTTCCTGGTGAAAGTGGCCAACCATGGGGAAAAGGCCCTGAAGATCGCGCAGTCGGGCACGCCGCCCGACCTGATCCTGCTGGACATCATGATGCCCGAGATGGACGGCTACGAGGTCTGCCGGCGCCTGAAGGCCGCGTCCGCCACGCGCGACATCCCGGTGATCTTCCTCACCGCGCGCTCCGACCCCGATGACGAACGCATGGGCCTGGCGCTGGGCGCGGTGGACTACATCACCAAGCCCATCAGTCCGCCCATCCTGCTCGCGCGCGTGAACACCCATCTGGCGCTCAAGGCCACGGCGGATTTCCTGCGCGACAAGAGCTCCTACCTGGAGCGCGAGGTCGCGATGCGCACGCTGGAGGTGCAGGCCATCCAGGACGTGACCATCATGGCCATGACCTCGCTGGCCGAGACGCGCGACAACGAAACCGGCAACCACATCCGCCGCACCCAGCTGTACGTGAAGACGCTGGCCGAGCGGCTGCGCCACCACCCGCGGTTCGAGCCGGTGCTCAACGACCGGATGATCGAGCTGCTCTACAAGTCGGCGCCGCTGCACGACATCGGCAAGATCGGCATCCCCGACAGCATCCTCCTGAAGCCGGGCAAGCTCACCGTGGAAGAGTTCGAGATCATGAAGACCCACACCACGCTGGGCCGCAACGCGATTGAGGAGGCCGAGCGGCGCCTGGGCATGCGGGTGGCTTTTCTGAGCGTGTCCAAGGAGATCGCCTACTGCCACCAGGAAAAGTGGGATGGCTCGGGCTACCCGCAGGGGCTGGCGGGGGATGCCATTCCGGTGTCGGCGCGCCTCATGGCCGTGGCCGACGTGTACGACGCGCTCATCAGCAAACGGGTCTACAAGCCCGCGTTCTCGCACGACCAGGCGTGCAACACCATCGTGCGGGGCAAGGGCACGCATTTCGACCCCGACATGGTGGATGCGTTCGTGGACATTGCGGAAGATTTCCGCAGCATTGCCCAGAAATACCCCGACCCGAACTGA
- a CDS encoding inositol monophosphatase family protein, translated as MSSNLHPMLNVAIKAARAAGAIINRAALDVESVRISQKQINDFVTEVDHASEKIIIETLLTAYPGHGILAEESGSEYGAKDSEFVWIIDPLDGTTNFIHGFPVYCVSIALAVRGKVEQAVIYDPSRNDLFTATKGRGAYLNERRIRVSKRTQLKDCLISTGFPFRPGDNFKSYLNMMADVMQRTAGLRRPGAAALDLAYVAAGFTDGFFETGLSIWDVAAGSLLVTEAGGLVGNLTGEADFLEQRECLAGNPRIYGQLVPILGKYSKFASAGDKAAVRQAAAADAPVSAEAEAAADVESDTTGAAPQADAPKGEDAPF; from the coding sequence ATGTCGTCCAATCTGCACCCCATGCTCAACGTGGCCATCAAGGCCGCACGCGCCGCCGGCGCCATCATCAACCGCGCGGCCCTGGACGTGGAATCGGTGCGGATCTCGCAAAAGCAGATCAACGACTTCGTGACCGAAGTGGACCACGCGTCCGAAAAGATCATCATCGAGACGCTGCTCACGGCCTACCCCGGCCACGGCATCCTGGCCGAGGAGTCGGGCAGCGAATACGGCGCCAAGGATTCGGAATTCGTCTGGATCATCGACCCGCTGGACGGCACCACCAACTTCATCCACGGCTTTCCCGTGTACTGCGTCAGCATCGCGCTGGCTGTGCGCGGCAAGGTCGAGCAGGCGGTCATCTACGACCCCTCGCGCAACGACCTGTTCACGGCCACCAAGGGCCGCGGCGCCTACCTGAACGAGCGCCGCATCCGCGTCTCCAAGCGCACCCAGCTCAAGGACTGCCTGATCTCCACGGGCTTCCCCTTCCGCCCGGGCGACAACTTCAAGAGCTACCTGAACATGATGGCCGACGTGATGCAGCGCACCGCCGGCCTGCGCCGCCCCGGCGCCGCCGCCCTGGACCTGGCCTACGTGGCCGCGGGCTTCACGGATGGCTTCTTCGAGACCGGCCTGTCGATCTGGGACGTGGCCGCCGGCTCGCTGCTGGTGACCGAGGCCGGCGGCCTGGTGGGCAACCTCACGGGCGAAGCCGACTTCCTGGAGCAACGCGAATGCCTGGCCGGCAACCCCCGCATCTACGGCCAGCTGGTGCCCATCCTGGGCAAGTACAGCAAGTTTGCGAGCGCGGGTGACAAGGCGGCCGTGCGCCAGGCGGCTGCGGCAGACGCACCCGTCAGCGCTGAAGCCGAGGCTGCAGCCGATGTGGAGTCCGACACCACGGGTGCCGCCCCACAGGCCGACGCCCCCAAGGGCGAAGACGCGCCGTTCTGA